One stretch of Verrucomicrobiia bacterium DNA includes these proteins:
- the hisG gene encoding ATP phosphoribosyltransferase, producing MKDKKILRFGLPKGSLQDATIEKMAKAGYNISVSSRSYVPYVDDPELEIRLIRAQEISRYVEHSFLDCGITGYDWIQENGSKVHEVGEFQFNKATRQTARWVLAVPEDSPIQSVKDLQGKRIATELVKLTKKYLRQHNVKAEVEFSWGATEMKAHELVDAIVDITETGSSLRANKLRIVDTLLHSTPRLIANHAAWGHAWKRAKIETLALLLKGALEAEAKVGLKMNIAHKNLAALLKALPALRNPTISSLSQEGWVAVETIIDEHVVRELIPALKAAGAEGIIEYPLNKVVY from the coding sequence ATGAAGGATAAAAAGATATTACGTTTCGGATTGCCCAAGGGCAGTCTGCAGGACGCCACCATCGAGAAGATGGCCAAGGCCGGCTATAATATCTCGGTCAGCAGCCGCTCGTACGTGCCGTATGTGGACGACCCCGAGCTGGAGATACGCCTCATCCGGGCCCAGGAGATTAGCCGTTACGTCGAGCATTCCTTCCTGGACTGCGGCATAACGGGCTATGATTGGATTCAGGAGAACGGCTCGAAGGTCCACGAGGTGGGCGAATTCCAGTTCAACAAGGCAACCCGGCAGACCGCCCGCTGGGTGCTGGCCGTGCCCGAGGATTCCCCCATTCAATCAGTGAAAGATTTGCAGGGAAAGCGCATTGCAACCGAGTTGGTAAAGCTGACAAAGAAATACCTGCGCCAGCACAACGTGAAGGCGGAGGTGGAATTCTCCTGGGGCGCAACGGAGATGAAGGCGCATGAGTTGGTGGACGCCATTGTCGATATTACCGAAACCGGTTCGTCACTTCGGGCAAACAAGCTGCGAATCGTCGATACCCTGCTGCATTCAACGCCGCGGCTCATCGCCAATCACGCTGCTTGGGGCCACGCGTGGAAACGGGCCAAGATCGAGACGTTGGCGTTGCTGCTCAAAGGCGCATTGGAAGCCGAGGCCAAGGTGGGTCTGAAAATGAATATTGCCCACAAAAACCTGGCGGCCCTTTTAAAGGCCCTTCCTGCATTGCGCAACCCGACCATTTCCAGCTTAAGCCAGGAAGGCTGGGTGGCGGTCGAGACGATTATAGACGAGCACGTGGTCCGTGAATTAATCCCGGCCCTGAAGGCCGCCGGCGCCGAGGGGATTATCGAATACCCGCTCAATAAGGTGGTGTACTGA
- a CDS encoding permease prefix domain 1-containing protein, with protein MENQTRFNLNYAIESWLQELAAQTSLTAEVRRELETHLRDAVAGFQQHGANDEESFWLARRRIGQPERLGEEFEKSTRQHSGATGCFGWCSGVWSFLCGRISSVVFHSIIGWIMDIYKQVESLSVPHALRAGDICRRTRVRARERLRSARPRVETEKRPGNSLARIGEANWRTPLSQQRSGARGLGLSALR; from the coding sequence ATGGAAAATCAAACCCGCTTCAATCTGAACTACGCCATTGAAAGCTGGCTGCAGGAACTGGCCGCACAAACCAGTCTCACGGCGGAAGTCCGGCGTGAACTGGAAACGCATCTGCGTGATGCCGTTGCCGGATTCCAGCAACACGGGGCGAACGATGAGGAATCCTTCTGGCTCGCACGCCGCCGCATCGGCCAACCGGAACGGCTTGGCGAAGAATTTGAAAAATCGACCCGTCAGCACTCTGGCGCAACAGGGTGTTTTGGATGGTGCTCGGGTGTCTGGTCTTTTCTTTGTGGACGAATCTCATCAGTTGTATTTCACTCCATCATTGGCTGGATAATGGATATTTATAAGCAGGTGGAATCCCTTTCCGTTCCTCACGCGCTGCGTGCGGGGGATATTTGCCGGCGAACACGCGTTCGGGCCAGGGAGCGACTTCGTAGCGCCAGACCTCGGGTTGAAACAGAGAAGCGACCAGGTAACAGTTTAGCTCGTATTGGCGAGGCTAACTGGCGCACACCTTTGTCTCAACAACGAAGCGGCGCGCGCGGTCTGGGACTGAGCGCTTTGCGATAG
- a CDS encoding transposase, translating into MARKLRLQYPGAIYHAMNRGDRREPIFLDDQDRHQFIDTLGQACEKTDLQVHAWCLMNNHFHLLPGFLRSNLLADSNLHLLIMPPED; encoded by the coding sequence ATGGCAAGGAAGCTGCGACTTCAATACCCAGGGGCCATTTACCACGCCATGAATCGGGGCGACCGCCGCGAGCCGATCTTCCTCGACGACCAGGACCGCCATCAATTCATTGATACCCTCGGCCAAGCGTGTGAGAAAACCGATTTGCAGGTCCACGCCTGGTGCCTCATGAACAATCACTTTCATCTGCTGCCCGGTTTCCTTCGTTCCAATTTGTTAGCCGATTCCAACCTCCACCTTCTGATCATGCCCCCAGAAGATTGA
- a CDS encoding PadR family transcriptional regulator, which produces MLAKDMVAASTKPLLLSILAEGESYGYEIIQKVRELSGGQIQWSDGMLYPVLHRLERDGLIDSEWREADTGRERKYYFINSGGRKVLKTERQQWLTVHNTLRKLWKIKPASI; this is translated from the coding sequence ATGCTTGCTAAAGATATGGTGGCCGCCTCCACGAAACCCCTGCTGTTGTCCATACTCGCCGAGGGCGAAAGTTACGGCTATGAAATCATCCAGAAAGTGCGCGAGCTTTCTGGCGGGCAGATTCAGTGGAGCGACGGGATGCTGTATCCTGTTTTGCATCGGCTGGAACGCGACGGTCTGATCGATTCGGAATGGAGGGAAGCTGACACGGGACGCGAGCGAAAATACTATTTCATCAATTCCGGTGGCCGCAAAGTTCTCAAAACTGAGCGTCAGCAATGGCTGACCGTTCACAACACCTTGAGGAAATTATGGAAAATCAAACCCGCTTCAATCTGA
- a CDS encoding Gfo/Idh/MocA family oxidoreductase, translating to MSTEVKNPEQVRFTRRHFLRATGAVAAGVMVAPRHVVAASGATPPSERLNIAGIGVGGQGAANLDVLGKDNNIVALCDVDSRRAAGSFEKFSQAKQYRDFRKMFDAMEKDIDAVLVATPDHFHAVAAMAAIKRGKHLYCEKPLAHSIHEVRELMKAAREHNVVTQLGNQGHSFNSIRDFCEWIWDGAIGQVHTINAGCNAVNSGLDRLPSLREHFDVPASLDWNQWLGPAHDRPYNPAYLPGSWRGWVPFGNGTVGDWACHVVDPVFWALDLGAPKTIQAEVKNYNPKTQGDAYPKGEIITYEFASKANRGPVTLRWYSGVERIPRPPELEADERDIDTGAVVMGDKGTMVYGSHGAREVRLIPQTKMDAYKKPAKTIPRVKEHHWDWLQAIKHGTRSGSDFSYGGPLTEIALLGVIATKLPGTKLEWDAPAAQFTNCSQANDFINPAYRAGWSL from the coding sequence ATGTCAACAGAGGTTAAGAATCCAGAACAGGTTCGTTTTACTCGCCGTCATTTTCTTCGCGCCACCGGGGCTGTGGCAGCGGGGGTGATGGTGGCGCCGCGCCATGTCGTGGCAGCCAGCGGAGCCACACCCCCAAGCGAGCGGTTGAACATCGCCGGGATTGGCGTCGGCGGCCAGGGCGCCGCCAACCTCGATGTGCTCGGCAAGGACAATAACATCGTTGCGCTGTGCGACGTCGATTCCCGCCGGGCGGCCGGCTCGTTCGAGAAGTTTTCGCAAGCCAAACAGTATCGCGATTTCCGCAAGATGTTCGATGCGATGGAAAAGGACATCGACGCGGTGCTTGTAGCCACACCCGACCATTTTCACGCCGTAGCGGCGATGGCCGCCATAAAGCGCGGCAAACATCTCTATTGCGAGAAACCGCTGGCCCACTCAATCCATGAGGTGCGCGAATTAATGAAGGCCGCCAGGGAACATAACGTGGTCACCCAACTCGGCAACCAGGGGCACTCGTTTAATTCCATCCGCGATTTTTGCGAGTGGATTTGGGACGGCGCGATCGGCCAGGTGCACACCATTAACGCCGGTTGCAATGCGGTAAACTCCGGGCTGGACCGGTTGCCGAGTCTCCGCGAGCATTTTGATGTGCCCGCCAGCCTGGATTGGAACCAATGGCTTGGGCCAGCCCACGACCGCCCCTACAACCCCGCCTATCTGCCCGGCTCCTGGCGCGGGTGGGTGCCTTTTGGCAATGGAACAGTCGGGGATTGGGCGTGCCACGTGGTGGACCCGGTTTTCTGGGCCTTGGACCTTGGCGCTCCCAAGACCATTCAGGCTGAGGTAAAGAATTATAATCCCAAGACGCAGGGCGACGCCTATCCCAAAGGGGAGATCATCACCTACGAATTTGCATCCAAAGCCAACCGCGGCCCGGTAACGCTGCGCTGGTATAGCGGAGTCGAACGCATCCCGCGCCCACCGGAACTCGAAGCCGACGAGCGGGACATCGATACCGGGGCGGTTGTCATGGGCGACAAAGGCACGATGGTTTATGGCTCACATGGAGCGCGCGAGGTCCGGCTCATCCCCCAGACCAAAATGGATGCCTACAAAAAGCCGGCCAAAACGATCCCGCGCGTCAAAGAGCACCATTGGGACTGGCTGCAGGCCATTAAGCACGGGACCAGATCGGGCTCGGATTTCTCCTACGGCGGGCCTCTAACAGAAATCGCTTTGCTGGGGGTCATTGCGACTAAATTGCCCGGCACCAAACTGGAATGGGATGCACCCGCCGCGCAGTTCACGAATTGCTCCCAAGCCAATGACTTCATCAACCCGGCCTATCGGGCAGGTTGGAGCTTGTAA
- a CDS encoding CvpA family protein, translated as MTTWILAVIVMASVAALGLRQGAIRVAFSFIGILAGAAVAVPLGRLVSRLLGGLIKNPLLLWALGPILGFIIVSALFKVAAAAAHQKVDVYYKYKAGDLRLAMWERLNQRLGVCLGVLNGAAYFVLIAFLIYVPSYMTVQFASSDTDPKWMRLLDVMGRDLHRTGMDKVARSFDSIPNLDYQMADFAALIYRNPLAEARLRNYPGLLGLADSPAFQALGNDQGFIRSWQQQDPIMTLLDDPNIAAIRSNPDELKTIWNTIAPDLSDLNAYLASGRSAKYDPIKILGRWTFNVGAGVAAMRRARPSIPASEMQRVRKYVEVQFGKTGLIAKPDNQISIKSLPPLKAGTPGSPQDYEGQWKDVDGKYLISFSGMDLNATVEGDRLTIKNPGMDLVFDRED; from the coding sequence ATGACGACTTGGATTTTGGCGGTAATCGTGATGGCTTCGGTGGCAGCCCTTGGGCTGCGGCAGGGCGCAATTCGGGTTGCCTTTTCATTTATCGGCATTTTGGCCGGCGCGGCGGTAGCGGTCCCCTTAGGGCGCCTGGTCAGCCGGCTGCTGGGCGGGTTGATAAAAAATCCCCTGTTGCTGTGGGCCCTGGGACCGATACTGGGCTTTATCATCGTATCGGCTTTGTTCAAGGTGGCGGCGGCAGCCGCGCACCAAAAGGTGGATGTGTATTACAAGTACAAGGCGGGCGACCTGCGGCTGGCGATGTGGGAGCGGCTGAATCAGCGGCTGGGGGTGTGTCTGGGCGTGCTGAACGGCGCGGCTTACTTTGTCCTGATTGCCTTTCTCATTTATGTGCCCAGCTACATGACCGTCCAGTTCGCCTCTTCCGATACCGACCCCAAATGGATGCGCTTACTCGATGTCATGGGCCGCGACCTGCACCGGACCGGCATGGACAAAGTGGCGAGATCGTTCGACTCCATCCCCAATTTGGATTATCAAATGGCCGATTTCGCGGCCTTGATTTACCGCAATCCTTTGGCCGAGGCGCGCTTGAGGAATTATCCTGGGCTGCTTGGCCTGGCCGACTCGCCCGCATTCCAGGCCCTGGGCAATGACCAAGGTTTTATCAGGTCCTGGCAACAGCAGGACCCGATCATGACCCTACTCGATGACCCAAACATCGCGGCCATCCGCAGCAATCCCGACGAACTCAAGACCATTTGGAACACGATTGCGCCGGACCTTAGCGACCTGAATGCTTACCTGGCGAGCGGGAGGTCCGCCAAATATGACCCGATCAAAATCCTTGGCCGTTGGACCTTCAACGTGGGCGCCGGCGTGGCGGCAATGCGCCGGGCTAGACCCAGCATTCCAGCTAGTGAAATGCAGCGGGTAAGAAAGTACGTCGAGGTTCAATTCGGCAAGACCGGCCTGATTGCCAAGCCGGATAATCAGATTTCAATTAAGAGCCTGCCGCCGCTCAAGGCGGGGACCCCGGGCAGCCCCCAGGACTACGAAGGCCAATGGAAAGATGTCGATGGCAAGTACCTCATCAGCTTCTCAGGCATGGACCTGAACGCAACAGTCGAGGGGGACCGGCTTACCATTAAGAACCCGGGAATGGATTTGGTATTCGACCGGGAGGATTAG
- a CDS encoding sulfatase-like hydrolase/transferase, with protein MNAWHPLVQRAVFAGLAMGILVAHGVESDASTPPGHPNIIFILADDLGYGDLGVLYQNSRPSGMPRMATPQLDSMAAQGMVLRQHYTSAPVCAPARASLLMGQNQGNCPIRDNQFDKALPVNHTLATVLKRAGYYTGAIGKWGLQGRGPSFPGHPLRHGFDEFYGVLGHGQAHHHYPGNTGLIMDMFSPITNGLDAAYDTDLYAARAKKFIRERASAPAKPFFLYLAFTAPHFFEELPTQPYPSGRGLKGGLQWPLNTNSGRTNSWYHPDYANQDWPDVEKRHATMVRRLDDAVGDILQLLRDLNLAANTLVVFSSDNGPHNEKGQDPRFFGSWGVMHGIKRDLWEAGIREPTFAWWPGHIAPRSSSDFACSFSDWMPTFAQLGGLPPPAQSDGVSLMPTLLGSGRQRSRGFLYWEYAFVTKRLKQFPVDRELFARKAIPTRGQLQALRLGNFTAVRYAITNSSEPFRLYNVATDPHEDFNLAQYSTNAALMKQINELVRQVRRPEPSTRRPYDGDLVPPVHSASMKPGSVRYAVFPGAWPWVPDFDALVPANTGEAATLEQPLNETNAAFGASFKGVLDVPRDGLYTFYLKSDSGAQMWVHEAHVIDDDFNHDGTEISASILLQAGAHPVRLFYRHSPGPVLLSVEFSGPDISRRPVFGKSP; from the coding sequence ATGAACGCCTGGCATCCTCTGGTTCAGCGCGCAGTGTTTGCCGGATTGGCCATGGGAATCCTTGTGGCCCATGGCGTCGAGTCGGACGCTTCTACACCACCGGGCCATCCGAACATCATTTTCATTCTGGCGGATGATCTCGGGTATGGAGACCTGGGGGTTCTGTACCAGAACAGCCGCCCTTCTGGAATGCCGCGCATGGCGACCCCGCAGCTTGATTCGATGGCGGCCCAAGGAATGGTGCTGCGCCAGCACTACACTTCCGCGCCGGTCTGCGCCCCAGCCCGCGCCTCCCTGCTGATGGGCCAGAACCAGGGGAATTGCCCCATCCGCGACAACCAGTTTGATAAGGCGCTGCCGGTGAACCACACGTTAGCCACCGTGCTGAAACGGGCTGGTTATTACACGGGCGCGATCGGCAAATGGGGTCTGCAAGGCCGAGGGCCATCCTTTCCGGGACATCCATTGCGGCATGGCTTTGATGAGTTCTATGGGGTCCTTGGCCATGGTCAGGCTCATCACCATTATCCCGGCAATACCGGCTTGATCATGGACATGTTCAGCCCAATCACCAATGGGCTGGACGCCGCTTACGATACAGACCTGTACGCCGCCCGGGCCAAAAAGTTCATTCGCGAGCGGGCGTCTGCTCCAGCAAAACCCTTCTTCCTGTATCTGGCGTTCACCGCGCCTCACTTTTTCGAGGAACTCCCGACGCAGCCGTATCCGAGCGGGCGTGGCCTCAAAGGAGGGTTGCAGTGGCCTTTGAACACCAACTCCGGGAGAACCAACTCGTGGTATCATCCCGATTACGCAAACCAGGATTGGCCGGATGTCGAGAAACGCCACGCCACAATGGTCCGCCGCCTGGACGACGCCGTCGGAGACATTCTCCAATTGCTGCGGGACCTGAATTTGGCCGCCAACACCCTCGTGGTGTTTAGCTCGGACAATGGACCGCACAATGAAAAGGGGCAGGACCCGCGGTTCTTCGGGTCGTGGGGCGTCATGCACGGGATCAAGCGCGACCTTTGGGAGGCGGGCATTCGGGAACCGACCTTCGCCTGGTGGCCGGGGCATATCGCGCCTCGTTCGAGCAGCGATTTCGCTTGTTCCTTTTCTGATTGGATGCCGACCTTCGCCCAGTTGGGCGGCCTGCCCCCACCGGCGCAGTCTGATGGCGTCTCCCTAATGCCCACGCTCCTGGGCAGCGGGCGCCAACGCAGCCGCGGCTTTCTTTACTGGGAGTATGCCTTTGTAACGAAACGACTGAAGCAATTCCCGGTCGATCGAGAGTTGTTCGCGCGCAAGGCCATCCCCACCCGAGGCCAATTGCAGGCGCTGCGCCTGGGAAACTTCACGGCCGTGCGCTACGCGATTACCAATTCCTCGGAGCCGTTCCGGCTCTATAATGTGGCGACCGATCCGCACGAGGACTTCAATCTGGCCCAATATTCAACCAACGCCGCTCTGATGAAGCAAATCAATGAACTGGTGCGGCAGGTCCGCCGCCCTGAACCCAGCACCCGCCGGCCCTACGACGGGGACCTCGTCCCTCCGGTTCATTCTGCTTCCATGAAACCTGGCTCGGTCCGCTATGCAGTTTTCCCTGGCGCCTGGCCTTGGGTGCCGGATTTCGATGCGTTGGTCCCGGCAAATACGGGTGAAGCAGCCACACTCGAGCAGCCATTAAACGAAACCAATGCGGCTTTTGGCGCCAGCTTCAAAGGGGTGCTCGATGTGCCGCGCGACGGCCTTTACACCTTTTATTTGAAATCCGATTCCGGCGCCCAGATGTGGGTGCACGAGGCCCATGTGATTGACGATGATTTCAACCATGATGGGACTGAAATCTCGGCATCAATTCTTCTACAAGCCGGCGCGCATCCGGTCCGATTGTTTTATCGCCACAGCCCCGGGCCGGTCCTCTTATCGGTGGAATTCTCAGGCCCGGACATCAGCAGGCGCCCGGTTTTTGGGAAAAGTCCCTGA
- a CDS encoding transposase: protein MPVAHGDETSWRHDGQPYWAWYAGNDDLAFYHLDAHRSAEAARAVFGERFDGTLVADAFGSYNGVHPKDRQSCLAHIKTKAKELEAELALLKGKAADPRARQFCQDIQGWVRAACQAHHQLARGRWPARAARPKGESLRCQLRHLCATALRYPKAEAFRKRLSGPEQKLLLTCFRRRQVPPTNNQAERSLRPLVIMRKIVQGTRSDKGLQNHSVLRSLFETARRQGKKPHEFFRVLLTQNTAQAQAVLYRKALSPRPRAPLRC, encoded by the coding sequence TTGCCTGTCGCGCACGGCGACGAGACCTCCTGGCGGCATGACGGCCAGCCCTACTGGGCGTGGTATGCCGGCAATGACGATTTGGCCTTCTACCACCTCGACGCGCACCGCTCGGCCGAAGCCGCCCGAGCGGTATTTGGCGAGCGCTTCGACGGGACTCTGGTAGCCGATGCCTTTGGCTCCTATAATGGAGTCCACCCCAAAGACCGGCAGTCGTGTCTGGCTCACATCAAAACCAAAGCCAAAGAATTGGAGGCCGAGCTGGCGCTACTCAAGGGCAAGGCGGCTGACCCTCGTGCCCGCCAGTTCTGCCAGGACATTCAAGGCTGGGTCCGCGCCGCCTGCCAGGCCCATCACCAACTGGCTCGTGGCCGATGGCCGGCCAGAGCGGCCAGACCCAAAGGAGAGTCGTTGCGCTGCCAGTTGCGTCATTTGTGTGCCACTGCGTTGCGATACCCAAAAGCCGAGGCGTTTCGCAAACGCTTATCGGGGCCGGAGCAGAAGCTGCTTTTGACCTGCTTTCGCCGCCGGCAGGTTCCGCCCACTAATAATCAGGCCGAGCGGAGTCTGCGGCCGCTGGTCATCATGAGAAAAATCGTGCAGGGTACTCGCTCGGACAAGGGCCTGCAGAATCACAGCGTGCTGCGCAGTCTCTTCGAGACCGCTCGCCGCCAGGGCAAGAAACCTCACGAGTTTTTCCGCGTGCTCCTGACACAGAACACCGCCCAAGCGCAGGCTGTCCTCTATCGCAAAGCGCTCAGTCCCAGACCGCGCGCGCCGCTTCGTTGTTGA
- the dacB gene encoding D-alanyl-D-alanine carboxypeptidase/D-alanyl-D-alanine-endopeptidase, translating to MMQWRLWGALSAGMAVLAMNGPGGLPGLAVPEGRGSGAISPNQQPLGEISKLRRELTELINQPKYAAAFWGIKIVSLDTGRTLFEHNAQKLLSPASNCKLYTVAVALDRLGADYRIKTSLYAATRPNAGGFLEGDLIVYGRGDPTINEKLQGGDTFKALEALVRALTNAGVKRIKGDLVGDDSFFRGPEFGSGWAWDDAEYSYGAEISALTINENTVKLSAMPGARAGIPAALALLSPAPYLVLSNRTVTIEKGGSRALTFYRPLEENVVYVSGQVPLTGAGQIEEVPVHNPAGLFVALFKEALARHGIEVEGIARTTHWLDRQAAPLDCSKLIELGSAESLPLSEIARQIEKPSQNLYADLLLDQVGEWARSPGDTNRTSEELGIAELEKFLQEAGIKRDEVFFEEGSGLSRNNLATPEATVALLAFMSRHKAAETYLAALPIAGVDGTLRNRMKGTRAAGDVRAKTGSLRWADSLSGYVTTAAGERLAFCLMLNRSNGGSARLDLDAIAVKLAGLKDRVGS from the coding sequence ATGATGCAATGGAGACTTTGGGGCGCCCTGAGTGCGGGGATGGCGGTATTGGCCATGAATGGCCCGGGCGGGCTGCCAGGCCTGGCTGTCCCGGAGGGACGGGGATCAGGAGCTATTTCGCCAAACCAGCAACCGCTCGGAGAGATATCGAAATTGCGACGAGAGCTAACCGAGCTCATCAACCAACCCAAGTACGCCGCTGCCTTTTGGGGCATTAAGATTGTGTCGCTGGATACCGGACGAACGCTGTTCGAGCACAACGCGCAGAAGCTCTTGAGCCCGGCCTCGAACTGCAAGCTTTACACGGTCGCGGTGGCCCTCGACCGCCTCGGGGCCGATTACCGCATCAAGACCTCGCTCTATGCCGCCACCCGGCCAAACGCCGGAGGTTTCCTCGAAGGTGACCTGATTGTCTATGGCCGTGGCGACCCAACGATCAACGAGAAGCTCCAGGGCGGGGACACTTTCAAAGCGCTCGAAGCGCTCGTGAGGGCCCTGACAAATGCCGGGGTCAAACGTATCAAGGGCGACCTGGTGGGGGATGACAGTTTTTTTCGCGGGCCGGAATTTGGGTCCGGCTGGGCGTGGGATGATGCCGAGTATTCTTATGGGGCGGAGATTTCGGCGTTAACAATCAATGAAAACACGGTGAAACTCAGCGCCATGCCAGGGGCGCGTGCCGGCATCCCGGCTGCGCTAGCCCTGCTATCGCCGGCGCCGTATCTGGTTCTCAGCAACCGCACGGTCACCATCGAGAAAGGCGGCAGCCGCGCCCTGACATTTTACCGGCCACTCGAGGAGAATGTTGTCTATGTCTCCGGCCAGGTCCCGTTGACCGGCGCGGGGCAGATCGAGGAGGTCCCCGTCCACAACCCGGCTGGTTTGTTTGTGGCCTTGTTCAAAGAGGCCCTGGCCCGGCATGGGATCGAGGTTGAAGGCATAGCGCGCACAACGCACTGGCTGGACCGGCAGGCGGCGCCGTTGGATTGCAGCAAGTTAATCGAATTGGGGTCGGCGGAATCATTGCCGTTGAGTGAAATCGCCCGCCAGATTGAGAAGCCGTCACAAAATCTTTACGCCGACCTGCTCCTGGACCAGGTCGGAGAATGGGCGCGTTCACCCGGCGATACGAACAGGACCTCCGAAGAACTCGGCATTGCTGAATTGGAGAAATTCCTTCAAGAGGCGGGCATAAAGCGAGACGAGGTTTTTTTCGAAGAAGGCTCGGGGCTGTCCCGAAATAATCTGGCGACGCCTGAGGCGACAGTTGCCCTGCTGGCATTCATGAGCCGGCACAAAGCGGCTGAGACCTATTTGGCGGCGCTGCCGATAGCGGGAGTTGATGGCACATTGCGCAACCGGATGAAAGGCACGCGCGCCGCCGGCGATGTGCGGGCCAAGACCGGTTCCTTGCGATGGGCCGATTCTCTTTCAGGTTATGTCACCACCGCTGCGGGTGAGCGGCTGGCGTTTTGCCTGATGCTCAACCGGTCTAATGGAGGCTCGGCGCGACTGGACCTGGATGCCATTGCCGTGAAACTGGCAGGATTAAAGGACAGAGTGGGTTCATAA